The Flavobacterium sp. 1 genome contains the following window.
TGCTAATAATTCAACCACATTTTTCGGGTTATTGAGTGTAAAAATGTTTTCAAAATGCTTTTTAAGGAGCATTTTGGAAGCAAAAAGAATATCTTCCTGATCGTCTATAACTAAAATTGAGGCGTTGGTCTTTTTCATTCGTGGCTAATATTTGTTTTTTTTCTGTAAATGGTATCGTTTTTCATCATTTTGAATTTCAATTTGGAATTAAAACGATTTCATCACTGTTCGGTTTCGGACAAAAGGTGTTCGATAATGAACACTTTAAAAATTCGATTAAAAATAAAGTCTTAAAAATAAAAGAATTACAATGTTTTAATTTTTGGCACGATTATCACTTTAGGTTAATCAAATCATCAGAAATGGACACTATAATTACACGTAAAACTAACAAAAATAAGTATCTTTTAATCGGTTTGCCAATTATCTTACTCTTCGGATATTTTGTCTTTACTTCCGCAACCAAGAAAAGAAGTCTTACAATAAAGAAAGACGAAATCACTATCAAGACAGTTGAGAATGATTTTTTTGAAGATTTCATGTCTTTTCAGGCAAAAGCGGTTCCTTTAAATTCAATGTTGGTTAACATCATTGAAGGCGGAGCGGTTCAGGAAATATTTGTCGAAAATGGAGACATTGTTATCAAAGGACAACCGTTGGCAAGACTTTACAATCCCAACGCAGAACTGGCGTACATGCAACAGGAAACAGCGATTATCGAACAAATCAATAATCTGAACAAAGCCAAACTCGATTTGAGAAATCAGGAGCTGAATTTAGAAAAAGACTTAATTGCTATAGAACACGATTATTTGGATGCCAAAAATTTATACGATTTGAACAAGAAACTTTTTGAACAGGAAATACTTTCTAAAAACGAATGGGAGAAAACCAATGAGAATTATCGCTTTCAAAAAGAACGAATGAATATTATCAAGCAAAGTGTCAGCAAGGAAAAACTAGCGAATCAAATTCAGATTGGGCAACTTAACCAATCGATTGGTATCATGAACAAAAGTCTGGACATATTGAGAACGAACAAAAAGAATTTCTTAATCACCGCACCTATATCAGGAAGGCTTTCATCATTTGAACCGATATTGGGAAAAACCTATTCACAAAACACGAGCATCGGTTTTATAGATGATATGAAAGGCTATAAATTAATGGCCGATGTGGATGAATTTTATTTGGACAAAATTTCGGAAAAACAAAAAGGAACGGTAAATTTTGACAACAAAACTGTTGCAGTTCAAATAACCAAAGTAATTCCTGAAATTAAAAACGGAAGGTTTCAAGTGGAATTGGATTTTGTTTCTTCCGAAAAACTGGATTTGAAACAAGGATTGAGTTTTGGTGTAAAATTAAATCTATCAGAAAAAACAAAAATCAAAGTACTTTCAAAGGGAAGTTTTTATGAAGAAACAAATGGAAAATGGATTTTTGTAGTCAGCGGAAACAAAGCAGAAAGAAGAGAAATCAAACTAGGGAGAGAAAACCCATTATATTATGAAGTACTTGGTGGATTGAAGGCTGATGAACGAGTAATTACTTCATCCTATAAAGATTATAAACAGGTAGAGGTTTTGAATTTCGAATAAAGAGTAAAATAAAACCTGTTGGGTGTAATATATAAAAGCTTAATTAAACACATAGAAGCATAGATTTTTTTATGTGTCAAGGAACACAAAAAGAAATACATTTCTTTCGCATAGCTGGCTATGTGTGTCTAAAATAAGTGAAACGCCTACTTTTTAGATCATAAAATCTATGCTTCTATGTGTTTAAAATAATTGCACCCAACAGGTTAAAAATAAATAATTATATAAAGTATCATCAATCAAAAAACGAATAATATTATGATTCAAATTAAAAACCTTTCAAAAGTATTTAGAACCGAAGAAGTAGAAACAATGGCATTGAGTGAAGTTTCACTAACCATTAATCAGGGCGATTTTGTATCCATCATGGGACCTTCGGGAAGCGGAAAATCAACTT
Protein-coding sequences here:
- a CDS encoding efflux RND transporter periplasmic adaptor subunit, which produces MDTIITRKTNKNKYLLIGLPIILLFGYFVFTSATKKRSLTIKKDEITIKTVENDFFEDFMSFQAKAVPLNSMLVNIIEGGAVQEIFVENGDIVIKGQPLARLYNPNAELAYMQQETAIIEQINNLNKAKLDLRNQELNLEKDLIAIEHDYLDAKNLYDLNKKLFEQEILSKNEWEKTNENYRFQKERMNIIKQSVSKEKLANQIQIGQLNQSIGIMNKSLDILRTNKKNFLITAPISGRLSSFEPILGKTYSQNTSIGFIDDMKGYKLMADVDEFYLDKISEKQKGTVNFDNKTVAVQITKVIPEIKNGRFQVELDFVSSEKLDLKQGLSFGVKLNLSEKTKIKVLSKGSFYEETNGKWIFVVSGNKAERREIKLGRENPLYYEVLGGLKADERVITSSYKDYKQVEVLNFE